The proteins below come from a single Necator americanus strain Aroian chromosome V, whole genome shotgun sequence genomic window:
- a CDS encoding hypothetical protein (NECATOR_CHRV.G17759.T3), with amino-acid sequence MSSGKASWKLLVLDFQFGINPDEQPDAYRTSYGYSDSRGLSRRQSEIHRRNLLSIAWFSSLSLSSFDLRVLAASPSYLFGVVFATALGTTTAYIKKVNEVKMSTNGYGHGMARAASHAGSWYSSNPKELDRQISRWLDAAGERIGVARAIVSPHAGYSYCGDTAAFAFKQIVPENVDRVFVLGPSHVVCLNGCALTTCSKYRTPIGDLHIDMEVNDELRATRQFDLMDRSDEEAEHSIEMQMPFIAKIMEGNPNLTVIPILVGSLTAPKQQAYGKIFANYLESPRNLFVISSDFCHWGNRFHFAPHNPNSGLPIYEQITQLDRDGMDAIETLNPQIFNDYLKRTQNTICGRNPITVMLQAAEHFRMMNNHTHEFRFLKYSQSNKARSVNDSSVSYAAGALFMHPK; translated from the exons GTATCAACCCCGACGAACAGCCGGACGCCTATCGCACATCCTACGGGTACAGTGACAGTCGTGGTCTTAGCAGGAGACAGTCAG AGATCCATCGTCGCAATCTGCT TTCGATAGCGTGGTTTTCTTCACTGTCGCTATCGTCATTTGATCTACGGGTACTCGCAGCATCGCCTTCTTATCTTTTTGGGGTCGTCTTCGCCACTGCCTTAGGAACCACTACTGCCTACATTAAAA AGGTGAACGAGGTGAAGATGTCCACAAATGGCTATGGACATGGAATGGCTCGAGCAGCTTCACATGCCG GTTCATGGTATTCAAGTAATCCCAAGGAGTTGGATCGTCAAATAAGTCGATGGTTGGACGCTGCCGGTGAACGCATAGGCGTGGCTagggcaatcgtctcgcc tcaTGCTGGCTACTCCTACTGTGGTGACACTGCGGCCTTCGCCTTCAAACAGATTGTGCCTGAAAATGT CGACCGTGTTTTCGTTCTGGGACCGTCGCACGTCGTTTGCTTGAATGGATGCGCCCTTACCACTTGCAGCAAATATCGCACACCTATCGGAGATTTGCATATTGATATGGAAG TTAACGACGAATTACGAGCCACCCGACAATTCGACCTAATGGATCGAAGCGATGAAGAAGCGGAACACAGTATTGAGATGCAAATGCCATTCATTGCAAAGATCATGGAAGG AAATCCAAATTTGACTGTTATACCAATTTTGGTTGGATCGCTAACAGCACCAAAGCAACAAGCATAtgggaaaatttttgcaaactacTTGGAGAGCCCTCGCAATCTTTTTGTGATATCTTCTGATTTTTGTCATTGGG GAAATCGTTTTCATTTTGCGCCTCACAATCCGAACAGTGGCCTTCCGATTTATGAACAGATCACTCAGCTCGACAGAGAC GGAATGGACGCTATTGAAACGTTGAATCCACAAATTTTCAACGACTACCTCAAAAGAACACAAAACACTATCTGTGGCAGGAATCCGATCACCGTGATGCTCCAA GCAGCGGAACATTTCAGAATGATGAATAATCATACTCATGAATTTCGTTTTCTGAAGTATTCTCAGTCAAATAAG GCACGAAGTGTCAACGATTCGTCCGTTTCGTACGCTGCCGGTGCTCTTTTCATGCACCCAAAATAA
- a CDS encoding hypothetical protein (NECATOR_CHRV.G17758.T2) codes for MMQNKIVENPNETPYHGNVNGPTPTKPRPPSVAPPVAIAEVTTVPAVMAPTTPTSMVTRPADRAQYIMDLHNHYRLKPEYQKTAIRGQTYTTFGGSQFYQSLFGLKNGFSPLSFLLNGRGGQSPLFVPVPIVVPPPPPPPPGPKCYTNPSGFLCCNVTLENTMEMAYKSAKSEGISLCNVQKMAAAVQAETEKKFKTSFETIAAHKDFVAKVNFAGDLNCKIEVDGKFLLAYATPLKEQEVNIIDANTFFSGDADDLFDTLNGTESKPTYIVYGPIR; via the exons ATGATGCAAAATAAGATTGTGGAAAACCCCAATGAAACGCCATATCATGGTAACGTCAATGGTCCTACTCCTACCAAGCCCCGGCCACCTTCTGTAGCACCACCGGTAGCAATCGCAGAGGTAACTACAGTACCGGCAGTAATGGCTCCAACTACACCTACTTCTATGGTCACGAGACCTGCCGA TCGTGCTCAATACATTATGGATCTTCACAATCATTATCGTCTTAAACCAGAATATCAAAAAACAGCTATACGAGGCCAGACGTACACAACATTTGGCGGAAGTCAATTCTATCAGAGTTTGTTCGGATTG aaaaatggctTCTCTCCATTATCGTTCCTTCTTAATGGACGTGGTGGACAATCTCCGTTATTCGTGCCCGTCCCTATCGTTGttccaccaccacctccaccacctcctGGACCGAAATGTTATACGAATCCTAGCG GTTTTCTTTGTTGCAATGTCACTTTGGAAAACACAATGGAAATGGCCTACAAAAGTGCAAAATCGGAAGGAATCTCATTGTGTAATGTTCAAAAAATGGCAGCAGCTGTTCAAGCA gaaacagaaaagaagtttAAAACGTCATTCGAAACCATAGCAGCTCATAAAGATTTTGTTGCTAAAGTAAATTTTGCTGGTGATTTGAATTGTAAGATTGAAGTGGACGGAAAATTCCTTTTGGCTTATGCGACACCATTAAAAGAACAAGAG GTGAATATCATCGATGCAAACACGTTCTTTTCCGGAGATGCTGACGATTTATTCGATACATTAAATGGAACCGAATCAAAACCAACTTATATTGTATATGGGCCTATTCGATGA
- a CDS encoding hypothetical protein (NECATOR_CHRV.G17759.T2), translating to MLQSHVDVDDNCIHGLFMFFEKESIFTAGRPRGPQAPRKRLRLRWTSSSFQSLLHKGINPDEQPDAYRTSYGYSDSRGLSRRQSEIHRRNLLSIAWFSSLSLSSFDLRVLAASPSYLFGVVFATALGTTTAYIKKVNEVKMSTNGYGHGMARAASHAGSWYSSNPKELDRQISRWLDAAGERIGVARAIVSPHAGYSYCGDTAAFAFKQIVPENVDRVFVLGPSHVVCLNGCALTTCSKYRTPIGDLHIDMEVNDELRATRQFDLMDRSDEEAEHSIEMQMPFIAKIMEGNPNLTVIPILVGSLTAPKQQAYGKIFANYLESPRNLFVISSDFCHWGNRFHFAPHNPNSGLPIYEQITQLDRDGMDAIETLNPQIFNDYLKRTQNTICGRNPITVMLQAAEHFRMMNNHTHEFRFLKYSQSNKARSVNDSSVSYAAGALFMHPK from the exons gaaaaagactTCGTTTACGTTGGACATCCTCCAGTTTCCAGTCATTGCTGCATAAAG GTATCAACCCCGACGAACAGCCGGACGCCTATCGCACATCCTACGGGTACAGTGACAGTCGTGGTCTTAGCAGGAGACAGTCAG AGATCCATCGTCGCAATCTGCT TTCGATAGCGTGGTTTTCTTCACTGTCGCTATCGTCATTTGATCTACGGGTACTCGCAGCATCGCCTTCTTATCTTTTTGGGGTCGTCTTCGCCACTGCCTTAGGAACCACTACTGCCTACATTAAAA AGGTGAACGAGGTGAAGATGTCCACAAATGGCTATGGACATGGAATGGCTCGAGCAGCTTCACATGCCG GTTCATGGTATTCAAGTAATCCCAAGGAGTTGGATCGTCAAATAAGTCGATGGTTGGACGCTGCCGGTGAACGCATAGGCGTGGCTagggcaatcgtctcgcc tcaTGCTGGCTACTCCTACTGTGGTGACACTGCGGCCTTCGCCTTCAAACAGATTGTGCCTGAAAATGT CGACCGTGTTTTCGTTCTGGGACCGTCGCACGTCGTTTGCTTGAATGGATGCGCCCTTACCACTTGCAGCAAATATCGCACACCTATCGGAGATTTGCATATTGATATGGAAG TTAACGACGAATTACGAGCCACCCGACAATTCGACCTAATGGATCGAAGCGATGAAGAAGCGGAACACAGTATTGAGATGCAAATGCCATTCATTGCAAAGATCATGGAAGG AAATCCAAATTTGACTGTTATACCAATTTTGGTTGGATCGCTAACAGCACCAAAGCAACAAGCATAtgggaaaatttttgcaaactacTTGGAGAGCCCTCGCAATCTTTTTGTGATATCTTCTGATTTTTGTCATTGGG GAAATCGTTTTCATTTTGCGCCTCACAATCCGAACAGTGGCCTTCCGATTTATGAACAGATCACTCAGCTCGACAGAGAC GGAATGGACGCTATTGAAACGTTGAATCCACAAATTTTCAACGACTACCTCAAAAGAACACAAAACACTATCTGTGGCAGGAATCCGATCACCGTGATGCTCCAA GCAGCGGAACATTTCAGAATGATGAATAATCATACTCATGAATTTCGTTTTCTGAAGTATTCTCAGTCAAATAAG GCACGAAGTGTCAACGATTCGTCCGTTTCGTACGCTGCCGGTGCTCTTTTCATGCACCCAAAATAA